From the genome of Hymenobacter sp. PAMC 26628, one region includes:
- a CDS encoding outer membrane beta-barrel protein gives MKKILPAATLLLGSLAGHAQTTIQLSPDDRQQIISQLRRELRDSLTASAKGGNTIISNDLTVAKTDTGKYTEPFAWGDFSWVQGANRQKKALLDSKYFTGGTTIDCNYNYSFARPIDHTNSGSTATFRSNEFNISYIETGGEFHDPKTGARAKLFLQFGTRATGIPRNDNTPLRGQFDLYTALRFVTEGYAGFHINKMHGINVDFGIFKSYVGLLSYNNFENWNYQPSYTSDNTPWFFTGSRVQLFPTDKLKVELWLVNGWQTYGMFNESPGVGFQLQWRPKESVSILASSYYGHDTALDSKRYRFHTDNSAVIRYFNAPGRHGISKAAFSLTGDLGFEGGDGLVTGFNGTAAKPAQNFLSAMFYNRFWFGKSQHFATTFGGGVISNPGRYLALLPTGTGILTQNPGDEFKGWDASANVQYMPNDYLTFGLEYVTRHTSVPYFSGHGGVTSPNGWNAPIGDPTGYVADLVKDENRIIFSTIFRF, from the coding sequence ATGAAAAAAATCCTACCAGCCGCTACGCTGCTGCTGGGCAGCCTCGCGGGCCACGCCCAAACCACCATTCAACTCTCGCCGGACGACCGTCAGCAAATCATTAGCCAGCTCCGCCGTGAGCTGCGCGACAGCCTGACCGCTTCCGCTAAGGGTGGCAACACCATTATTTCCAACGACCTGACGGTGGCCAAAACCGATACCGGCAAGTACACGGAGCCCTTTGCCTGGGGCGACTTCTCGTGGGTGCAGGGTGCCAACCGCCAGAAAAAGGCGCTGCTCGACAGCAAGTACTTCACCGGCGGCACCACCATCGACTGCAACTACAACTACTCGTTTGCGCGGCCGATTGACCACACCAACTCGGGCTCGACGGCCACGTTCCGCTCAAACGAGTTCAACATCTCCTACATCGAGACGGGCGGCGAGTTTCACGACCCCAAGACCGGGGCGCGGGCCAAGCTGTTCCTGCAATTCGGCACCCGCGCCACGGGTATTCCGCGCAACGACAACACGCCCTTGCGGGGCCAGTTCGACCTCTATACCGCGCTGCGCTTCGTGACCGAGGGCTACGCCGGTTTCCACATCAACAAGATGCACGGCATCAACGTCGACTTTGGTATTTTCAAGTCGTACGTGGGCCTGCTCTCCTACAACAACTTCGAGAACTGGAACTACCAGCCTTCCTACACGTCCGACAACACGCCGTGGTTCTTCACCGGCTCGCGGGTGCAGCTCTTCCCCACCGATAAGCTGAAAGTGGAATTGTGGCTCGTGAACGGCTGGCAGACCTACGGCATGTTCAACGAGTCGCCGGGCGTGGGCTTCCAGCTCCAGTGGCGCCCCAAGGAGTCGGTGTCCATCCTGGCCTCGTCGTACTACGGCCACGACACGGCCCTGGATTCGAAGCGCTACCGCTTCCACACCGACAACTCGGCCGTGATTCGCTACTTCAACGCCCCCGGCCGCCACGGCATCAGCAAGGCGGCCTTTTCGCTCACCGGCGACCTGGGCTTTGAGGGCGGCGACGGCCTCGTAACGGGCTTCAACGGCACTGCCGCCAAGCCGGCCCAGAACTTCTTGAGCGCCATGTTCTACAACCGCTTCTGGTTTGGCAAGTCGCAGCACTTCGCCACCACGTTTGGTGGCGGCGTTATCTCGAACCCGGGCCGCTACCTGGCCCTGCTGCCCACCGGCACCGGCATTCTCACCCAAAATCCCGGCGACGAGTTCAAAGGCTGGGACGCCTCGGCCAACGTGCAGTACATGCCCAACGACTACCTGACCTTCGGCTTGGAGTACGTGACGCGTCACACCTCGGTGCCCTACTTCTCGGGCCACGGCGGCGTGACCTCGCCCAACGGCTGGAACGCGCCCATCGGCGACCCCACGGGCTACGTGGCCGACCTGGTGAAGGACGAAAACCGCATCATTTTCTCCACTATCTTCCGATTCTAA
- a CDS encoding outer membrane beta-barrel protein, which produces MNARVLICLMGLAALPFGVLAQADTTTARRPAPAGRPTVDGSNGRCLPSPLSGPFPVTEWDGAPVVGLPAEAPDYPLQKALGLAGKRFKVYGWASVGGNLSTSHDSNAPTAYNIVPNTVVLDQIILRLERQPNTVQTDHVDWGFLVDNIYGIDYRYTIAKGIFSDQLLQRNNLYGYDPTQVYAMLYLPHVAQGLLLKVGRFISPADIEAQWAPDNYLYSHSLMFAVDPYTFSGAQATIRLSPYWQIELGLHGGNDVAVWSNSAHLNGLAMFRWVSRNNANSVYAGINSIGSGEYSAGHDNLQMAVATWGHRFSPKVHTMTEGYYIWQYDAAVGGTAIDGPPRRFYPGVGEGSLQPGRSNAVGFVNYFQVQLSPKDYVSLRNDLLLDPQGNRTSYATTYTSHTLGLIHNFNSLVRIRPEVRYERAYAADATPYDNGSRRDQFMGAMDLIIRF; this is translated from the coding sequence ATGAATGCTCGTGTACTCATTTGCCTGATGGGCCTCGCGGCCCTGCCTTTCGGGGTACTGGCCCAGGCCGACACCACCACCGCCCGCCGCCCCGCGCCCGCCGGCCGGCCCACCGTGGACGGCAGCAACGGCCGCTGCCTGCCCTCGCCCCTCTCAGGCCCGTTTCCGGTGACGGAATGGGACGGGGCACCGGTGGTGGGCCTGCCCGCCGAAGCGCCCGACTACCCGCTGCAAAAGGCCCTGGGCCTGGCCGGCAAGCGCTTCAAGGTGTATGGCTGGGCCTCGGTGGGCGGCAATTTGAGTACTTCGCACGATTCGAACGCTCCCACGGCCTACAACATCGTGCCCAACACGGTCGTGCTTGACCAGATTATTCTGCGCCTGGAGCGCCAGCCCAATACCGTGCAAACCGACCATGTGGACTGGGGCTTTCTGGTCGATAATATTTACGGCATCGACTACCGCTACACCATCGCCAAGGGCATTTTCAGCGACCAGCTACTCCAGCGCAACAACCTCTACGGCTACGATCCCACCCAGGTGTATGCCATGCTCTACCTGCCCCATGTGGCGCAGGGCCTGCTGCTGAAGGTGGGACGCTTCATCTCGCCGGCCGACATTGAGGCCCAGTGGGCCCCCGACAACTACTTGTATTCGCACTCGCTGATGTTTGCCGTGGACCCTTACACCTTCAGCGGGGCGCAGGCCACTATCCGGCTGAGCCCATACTGGCAGATTGAGCTGGGCCTGCACGGCGGCAACGACGTGGCCGTGTGGAGCAACTCGGCCCATCTCAACGGGCTGGCCATGTTCCGCTGGGTGTCGCGCAACAACGCCAACTCGGTGTACGCTGGCATCAACTCCATTGGCAGCGGTGAGTATAGCGCCGGGCACGACAACCTGCAAATGGCGGTGGCCACCTGGGGCCACCGCTTCAGCCCCAAAGTGCATACCATGACGGAGGGGTACTACATCTGGCAGTACGACGCTGCCGTGGGCGGCACGGCCATCGACGGCCCGCCCCGGCGCTTCTACCCCGGCGTGGGCGAAGGCAGCCTGCAGCCCGGCCGTTCCAACGCCGTGGGCTTCGTGAACTACTTCCAGGTGCAGCTCAGCCCTAAAGACTACGTGTCGCTGCGCAACGACCTGCTACTCGACCCGCAGGGCAACCGCACCTCCTACGCCACCACCTATACCAGCCACACCCTCGGGCTAATTCACAATTTCAACTCCCTGGTGCGCATCCGGCCCGAGGTGCGCTACGAACGCGCCTACGCCGCCGACGCAACGCCGTATGACAACGGCAGCCGCCGCGACCAGTTTATGGGCGCGATGGACTTGATTATCCGGTTTTAA
- the kdpC gene encoding potassium-transporting ATPase subunit KdpC encodes MKTQLISALRLSLAMLVLVCVLYPALVWAVAQVAPGRGEGVQISRDGRVVGFANVGQKFDKPAYFNSRPSAADYHADASSGSNKGPSNPEYLAVVKARLDTFLLQNPGVKAADVPAELITASGSGLDPHLSPQGALVQVARVAAARRLAPAQVQALVQQQIETNPIGPDRVNVLKLNLALDALAGK; translated from the coding sequence ATGAAAACCCAACTTATTTCCGCCCTCCGGCTCTCCCTGGCTATGCTGGTGCTGGTGTGCGTCCTCTACCCAGCCCTGGTGTGGGCCGTGGCCCAAGTGGCCCCCGGCCGCGGCGAAGGCGTCCAAATCAGCCGCGACGGCCGCGTGGTCGGCTTCGCCAACGTGGGCCAGAAGTTCGACAAGCCCGCATACTTCAACTCGCGCCCTTCGGCGGCCGACTACCACGCCGATGCCAGCTCGGGCTCGAACAAAGGCCCCAGCAACCCCGAATACCTGGCCGTGGTGAAGGCCCGGTTGGATACCTTTCTGCTCCAGAATCCCGGTGTGAAAGCCGCCGACGTGCCCGCCGAGCTGATTACCGCCAGCGGCTCGGGCCTCGACCCGCACCTCTCGCCCCAGGGGGCCCTGGTGCAGGTGGCGCGGGTGGCCGCCGCCCGCCGCCTGGCCCCGGCCCAGGTGCAGGCCCTGGTGCAGCAGCAGATTGAAACCAACCCCATCGGCCCCGACCGGGTGAACGTGCTAAAGCTGAACCTGGCGCTGGATGCGCTGGCTGGCAAGTAG